Sequence from the Thermodesulfobacteriota bacterium genome:
ATGGTATTTATAAAGGTATATTCAGGATCCATAAAGGAATATGAAAAGGGAGAAAAATCATTTGGAAAAGGGGATATTGAAGCCGCTATTGCTCATTACCAGAGATCAATCCAATGGTATACCCCTTTCAACAAATATGTCTCCAGATCAGCTGAACGTCTCTGGGAAATTGGCAATAAAGCCGAAGGAAAGGGAGAGGACGACCTTGCCTTAAAGGCATATCAGGAACTTCGAAGCAGCTTATACTCCGTGAGAAGCTTTTATACTCCTTATCCTGAATGGATAGAGAGATGTAATGATAAGATATCCTCTCTGGTAGCCAAAAAGGAGACTTATTCAAAAGAGGACAGGGGGAAAACCTTCGGACAGAGGAAAGCCGAATCCCTCAAGATATTGAAGAAGGATTATGCACCCAATGTTTTCTGGTCAATATTTCTGGAGATTGGTTTTATAGGCTGGATAAGTTGCACTATTGGTTTCATCTTTCGTGTATTCACCGGTGAAAAGGGGTTCAATGGAAAACGGGCATTGTTATGGGGTGGGCTTATAATAATCTTCTATGCCTTATGGATAGCAGGGATGATGAGGGCATAGAACAGGACTCAGAAATCAGAAGTCAGGAGTCAGAAGCGAAATGTTAGTCATTTATATTTCAATGGTGATTGTTGGCATTTTAATGATTGGCTGGGGTTTTTGGGCTGCTTACTATGCCAGAAAGCCGTTTAATATAATCGGTGCTGTCTTTACCCCTGCAGGATTGATAGTCGCCTTATTAGGGGTGCTTCTAATATGTGTCCCGGGCTTCTTCTCGTTTTGAGGTCATGGAGGAAAAATGTCTTTTATCATCGGATACCTTATCCCCTTTATCTTTGGAACTGTCATTGGTAGTTTCCTGAATGTATGTATATTCCGTCTCCCTAAAAAACAATCAATAATATCTCCTTTCTCCTATTGTCCAAACTGCCATAACCCCATAAAATTCTATCATAATATCCCAATTCTGAGTTTCATTTTTCTAAGGGGGAAATGTAGTAACTGCGGGGAACCTATATCTTTCAGGTACCTTGTCGTTGAACTGCTTGCCGGTTTACTTTCTCTGGCACTATTTCTAAAGTTTGGGCTTTCTCTTAGCTACTTTGTATATCTGACTTTCAGCGCCTCATTGCTCGTCATAACCTTTATAGACCTGGATCACCAAATCATACCCGATGTTATTACTCTTCCAGGTATAATTGTGGGTTTTACAGCTTCTCTTTTTTTGCCGGGGATAACCTTCACGGATTCCATAATAGGTATTACTGCCGGGGGGGGAGGACTCTTCCTGGTAGCGATGGGTTATAAGCTTGTGGCTAAAAGAGAAGGCATGGGTATTGGCGATATAAAACTCATCTCCATGATTGGGGCATTTCTGGGTATAAAAGGGGTATTATTGACTATTTTTTTAGGCTCACTGTTTGGCTCATCGGTGGGTTTGGCGGTAATGCTTAAAGAGAAGAGAGACCGTAGATACGCTGTACCTTTCGGCCCATTCTTAGCCATTGGTGCTATAATCTATATTTTTTGGGGAGATATTATACTAGGACATTATCTGTATTTGTAAATAAGGTCAAGGAATCAAGGTTGCCAAATACCCTTGTATTTGGTATAAGATTTGCTGTAGAATAATACCAAAAATTTTCATCTTTCAGCATAAACTAATGAGGGGTTCTGATGCCTAAGAGATGGAGAGACGTGTCCGGTTTTACGATCATAGAGTTAATAGTAGTCGTCGGAATCGTTTGTGTAACCGCTGCTATTGCCATTCCTAATATAATAAGCTGGATTCCTACCATAAGAGTAAATTCAGCCGCCAGGGACCTGGTCTCTGAGATGCAGTTGGCTCGAATGAAGGCAGTTTCAGAGAGAAACGATTATGTGATTACATTTGATACGACCACCTATGAGTATAGTATTTATGATGATGGCGATAATGATTTCAGTACTGCAGGGGTTGAGACTTCTGAATTGGTAAAGACGGTAGATGTGGATACAAAGTACAAAGGCATACAATTTGGTTATGTAGCTGGTGAGACTGGAACCAGTGGTACTGCGATATCAAGTTCAATAACGTTTAGCAGCTCAAACGAGACTTTTGAACCGAACGGCACAGCAAACAAGAATGGAAGCATTTACCTGATCCCGACCGAAGACATTGCCGGCAGCAGAAGAGACAGACAGAGAGCCATTACTGTGATACAGACAGGCAGAATTAAACTATGGAAGTATGATTCAGGCAGCAGTCCGCCATGGAGGTAAAATGAGAAGCCAGAAGCCAGAAGCCAGAAGCCAGAAGGGCTTTACCCTGCTTGAGATATTGATAGCGATAACAATCCTATCTATAGGACTGCTCGCCCTGGCAGAGATGACGGTATATGTGATAAAGAGCAATACCTTTGGGAATAAAGTTACTGACGCAACGGTCCTGGCTCAGGACAAGCTGGAAGAGTTGAGAAACCTCTCGTATACTGATGCTCAACTCGATGATACTGACAGCAATACCGCTGACATCAGCACGGATATTCATTCAGATACCACCTTATTCACCAGTCCGGACCATAGCGATGGTTATCCCAATGATGCGACTGGTCAAACTGTAACCATAAGTCTATCCCCACAAAGGGTCTGGAATGTTGCATCAGATACCCCTGCTTCCGGGACGAAGACTGTGACGGTCATTGTTGGCTGGAATGATTCCATAAACCATTTTGTTGCTCTGTCCACCATAATAAGGCAGTAAATATGATTCAGACATTAGACCATAGACTTCAGATATTAGACTGAAGGGAAGAGAAGGAATTGGAATATTTAGATCCCAATAGATATGAAGAATTATTGACAAAAGCTCAAGGAGGTTTGAGAACACTACAAGGGCTAATTTCCTATATAGAAAAGTCTGGGGTCTAAAGTCTGAAGTCTATGGTCTGAATTATAGAGGGAGTGATGTAATGTTGTCTGTACGCAAGAAAGAGCTGGGCTTTACTTTGATAGAAATTATGATTGCCCTTGCAATAGCAGGCATTCTTCTGGTCTCAATATACAATCTGTATATTTCTCAAAGCACGACGTACACGGTGCAGGAACAGGTTTCGGATATGCAGCAGAATGCCAGGGTAGCTATGGATATTGTATCAAGGCACATCCGTATGGCAGGGCTTGGTCAGCCGAGCTGGACAACGATCAACGGTACTTCGGGCATCACTTACAAAGGCATAAGTGTTACAGACGGGGGCACAGGAAACCCGGATACCCTTACTGTCGTCGGATGCATTGATCCCCCGCCTGGCAAACTGGGATCTGCTGCTGCTGCAAGCAGTACCACCATTACCCTCCAGTCATCTGCTGAAGCAAGTAAATTTAATACCACAACCAAGAGCGACATCTTCATAGGAGAGCTTGAAAATGCCAAGGTGACCGGTATTTCAGGAGCCGTTTTAACCATTGATACAAACCCGATTCAGACTGGAAATCAGGGAACTACAAATGCATTTTCAGCTGGCGCCAATGTCTACCTGGTTAAGAGGGTGACATATACCATTGATAGTACAAGTGTAACCATAGAAAGGGACGAAAATACAGGAAGCGGCAATGAAGAGATTGCGGTAAATGTTGAGGATTTACAGGTGACTTTTACAACACCCACAGTAAATCTTTCCATAACCGCCAGGACAAGAAGTAAAGACCCTAATTACACCGGTGATGGCTACCACCGAATGACACTAACCTCGAATATAATAGCAAGAAACCTGGAGTAATAAGATAAGGACAAAAGGAGATTCAACTGAACCGATATAGTATAGCATTCTATTCAGAAGAGAAGTAGATGCAATATGGAAAAACTAAAAAGGTACATTTTAAATAACTTTGAACGGGTATTAATCCTTATTATACTGGTTGCCGTTTTATTCGTACACTACCTTGTCTTTCAGAAAATGGCTTTCCTGAACTTCTATTACCTCCCGGTTTTGCTCGCTGGTTTTTTCCTTGGCCGCAGAACTGCCGTCCTGTTCGCTTTATTTTGCATACTTTTAATGGGCATCTTTTACATAGCTGTTCCTCAGTTTTTCTCTCATGCCAGGGAGGATTTTGATATAATAATAAACCTCACAGTATGGGGTTCATTTCTCATGTTAACCAGCTACATTGTTGGCACCCTGTTCGAGGACAAGGAGCAAAGGATTAAGGATCTTAAAAATGCCTATATAGGTGTTTTGGAAATTCTCTCTAAATATCTGGAATCTACCGACCGTTACACTAAAGGACATTCTATAAGGGTTTCTAATATTGTTACAGAGATAGCTATTGTTATGGAGCTTTCCATGGCTGAGGTTGAAAATATCAAGGCTGCTGCCCTTCTGCATGATATCGGAAAGGTTGACATCAGTATGGACCTGATTCGAAAGGCTGCCTCTCTGGATAGAGAGGAGAAACAGGAGGTTGAAACCCATTCAGAAAAAGGGGCAAAGATTTTGAACAGCGTGGGGAATGTTCTCAAGGAAGCCGTTCCTATAGTACTAATCCATCACAGATGGTATAAAGATATTTACAGTGATGGTGAGCGTTCGCTGACGGGTGAAGCTAAATTAGGGGCGTGCATTGTAGCTGTAGCTGATGCATATGATGCTATTACTTCTGACAGGTCTTACCGTGCAGGAAAGACTCCTGGACAGGCACTTGAGGAGATTGAAAACGGATCAGGAAAACAATTTCACCCTGAGGTAGTAAAGGCTTTTAGAAGGGTTCTTGCTGTTAAAGTTGATGATTTCGAAGATAACATCATTTCAATGAAATAAATCAAGGATCTCTACTTCTGAGTTAAATGGATGAGTAGACTATAACCAGTATAAGAAGAGTAGGAGGTCATAATAATGGATAGAATTCCAATGTTGTTGAAAGACGAAAAGGGGATAGCGCTGGTTGTAGCCCTTTTGTTTTTGACGCTCTTATCACTACTCGGGATTGCAGGAATCATCACATCTAGTACAGATACAAAGATAGCAGGCAACACCCTTTCCAGCACAAAGGCACTTTATATTGCTGAAGCCGGGCTGACAAGAGCCGAGGCAGAGCTTATCAATGATCTGAGTACGGACCAGAATATCGCCAACTCCAGTTTTGCAGCAACATCAGGCACCATAACCATAACACCCAGTTCCACTGCTTTTTATAATGTACTCAGCAACATTTCATTCGGCGCAGGCTCCTATACTATCCAGTTTAAAAACTACGGAACTACGCCCAATTACGAATCCGCAATTGTCCTTGTCAGATCCATCGGAACAGGTCCAAACTCATCTACAGTGACATTGGAAAGATACCTTTCGGCTGAGAACATCTCGCCCTGGAATAATGCAATCTTTGCCGGGGGAGGCGGCGGCAGTGCTCCTGTTACAGGAAGTGTTGTAATCGCCGGCTCCATTCACTTACTGGGCAACGGTCTCGCTGCTACTGCTACGGTTTTCAACAACCAGACAGGCTACTGCCGAAACAGCAATACAGGTATGGATACAACACTCGCAGGCAAGATTGCCGGCGGCACCACCTCTGATCTGGATGCAAAATTCAGGGTTAAGAACGGGCGGGTCGACATGACCCTAGGAAGTGGGACGATAGGGGAATCGTCAAGTCCGTTTAAAGGGATATACGTAACAACCGGGGCAGATTCAGGCGGTGACGGTGTGAATGACGATATACTCGGCGGAAATAATGCAGGGGCAGGTCAGAACCTCTATGCTGACAAAGGTGTGAATTATGCAGAGGCATATGACCTGGAAGATTATAATATAACATTGCCGAGCATTGACACGACCTGGATGGATGCCAACTCAAAAAACTTAACAGGTACAACACAAAGTGACGGTGCACCTACACCAAAAGGTCTGATAGCCGGTGCGCTGGAGTTGACAGGGAAGTACAAGGTGGGGCCGACATGGTATTATCCTGATATCAATCAAAGTGATGCGAATGGCTCCATATCTTTTAATTCATCGACAAAGGTACTTACTATAAGCGGGATAGTCAAGGTATCATCCCTGAACATAAGTGACGATATAACATATGCCGGAAAAGGGACTATATACGTGACAGGGACGACCAATATCGATGGTCATGTCCTGCCTGAAACAGCAGCATCCTATCCAACCACAAATGCTCTTGGTGTTGTGAGTACAGGGAATATGACTCTGCCCTCAAGTGCTAACAAGCTGTTAACAGGAGCTTACTACAGTTCTGGTACAGTTACCAGCAACAAACAGAACGAACTGGCTGGCACGATTGTCTGTCAAAATTTTAATATAACTGCCCAGGTCCCCAGGCTATGGCAAGTCCCCTCATTAGCATCGAACCTCCCTCCGGGAATGCCCGGTGCCACTCAGAACTGGGTTCTTACTAAAAAGACATGGCGGGAGATAACCAGGGATTAGCAAATATTTGTACAGGCAGGTCGTTCATTTGAAAAAAAAGATTAAAGGCAAAGAGGACCTGAAGAAAGTTGTAGAGAGGGTAAAAAAAGAGGGTAAAAGGATCGTTTTTACGAACGGGTGTTTTGATTTGATTCATGTAGGCCACACCAGATACCTTGAAGAGGCTAAAAAACTCGGAGATATTTTGATAGTGGCTGTAAACAGTGATCAGTCTGTGAGGACTATAAAGGGGAATAAAAGACCCATCATCCCTGAAGAAGAACGGGCAGAGGTTCTATCTGCATTGCAATGTGTGGATTTTGTTGTAATATTTCATGAGCCGGATCCCTTAAATATAATCTCTCTTCTGGAACCCGATGTCCTTGTCAAAGGCGGAGACTGGGGAAAAGATGCCATAATCGGCAGAGAGGTCGTTGAATCTGCTGGAGGGAAAGTCGTTCGCATACCTGAAATAAAAGGGGCTTCTACCAGCAGTATTATAGATAAGATCGTGAGTCGTACTTACGAGTAACGGGAGCTAAGCTCAAAGGCGTTCTTTATCAACTCTACCTTCTCTCCCTCTTCAGAAATCTGAACTGCCACCACATCAAACCGGGCATCCATATTCTGCAGGTCATTTTTGTTTATATAGTTCAAAGCCACCTTGGAAATTTGGTGTTGTTTTCTTTTATTTACTACCTGGCCGGGATGACCATACTCCAGTGATGATCTGGTCTTCACCTCGATAAAAGCAAGAGTCTTTTTGTCTTTTGCTATAATATCCACCTCTCCAAACTTACACGTATAGTTTTGCTCAATAATCTTATATTTCAACCCCTTCAAGTGTGAAACGGCGATTTCTTCTCCCCTTTTACCTAAGGAGACCCTTTCTTCAGTCATTGTCTACCCATTCACGATTTACGACTTCCGATTCACGAGTTAAATACTCTTTTACACCTTTAAATGTTCTTCTGTGGATTTCACAGCACCCGGATCTTTTAATTGCCTGCCTATGTTCTTCTGTCCCGTAACCTTTGTTCCTGGCAAAATTGTACTGAGGATATATGCTGTGGTATTCAACCATTATTCTGTCTCTGGTAACCTTGGCAATTATGGATGCGGCAGCAATGGAAGGACTAATTGTATCACCTTTTTTTATGACTGATTGGGGAATCTGGGTGGGAATAAAATGAATACCATCGACCAGGATATAGTCGACTTGATAATTTAAGGCAGCTACGGCTGATTGCATTGCCTTTAGGCTAGCTTGAAGGATATTGATTCTTTCAATCTCTCTTTGACCTACAATACCAACGCTTACTGCTTCAGCATGTTTATAGATTTCACTAAACAATATTTCTCTTCTATTGGCGGATAGCTTCTTAGAATCTGCAATACCTTGTATAGTATGGTTCTCAGGAAGGATAACAGCAGCAGCAACTACAGGCCCTGCCAGGGGCCCCCTACCTGCCTCATCGACTCCGGCTACGAATTGATATCCCATTGCATAGATTTCTCTCTCCGGTTCAACATGAGAGATGGATATCATTATGAAATTCTCCGTTCTTTGATACGGGCAGCCTTGCCCCTCAGTTTTCTAAGATAGTAGAGCTTAGCCCTTCTGACACGTCCTTTGCGAACAACCTCTATCTTGGCAATTCTAGGCGAATGGAGGGGAAAAATTCTTTCTACCCCAACACCGTAAGAGACCTTTCTCACAGTAAAACTTGCCCTGCTTCCTCCTCCCTTTCTACCTATCACGACCCCTTCAAAGACCTGTATCCTTTGCTTGTCTCCTTCTATAATCTTAGAATGGACTTTAACGGTGTCTCCAGGTTGAAAGTCTGGTATATCAATGTTTATGTGTTCTTTCTCAATAAGGTCTATAGTACCATTCATAATTGCTTCTTCTCCCTTTTATTCGATCTACTTTCGACTCACGATTTACGATTTTCTCTATCTCATTCCTAAAAGTCTATCCAGGATTATAGCTGCTGCTGACCTGACCGATAAATGATAGTAGTTAGTATCGCCTCGAATAGGTGCCAGGACATAGTCTGAATTCCTAATAACCTCCTCAGTTATCCCCCACCCGGTTCCCAATAATAAAAGATACGGCTGAGAATCTTCCTCAATCAGTTTCTTTAGATTTAGATAATCGATACTCCTTTCTAAATGCTTGGCATCGGTAATTATCGTTTTTGGCTTAAACCCTCGATGACTATAGATATCTTCACAGACATCCTCCAGGGAATTGGCTATTGCAACCAATTCCAGGGCTTCTTTTCTTTTTGGATTATAGTCAGCACCAGGACCTGTCAGCCAGTGAGAAAGAATTCTTCTTGCCAGTATCTGTTGTTTTCTGAACGGGGTTACCAAATAGTATTTGACTATTCCAAAAGTAATAGCTGCTCTTGCAATATCATGAATATCCAGATTGGTCAATGCCGTAGAAACAACCCTTTTGTTTTTGTCATAAACAGGATAGTGCAGCAAGGCTAAATAGAGATTTGCCCTTTTTGTTATTTTTACCACCTCTTACCTGAATCCAATTCTTCTTTTATCTCTGATAGTATCCTTAAATCTTCATCAGACAGGTCTGCCTCTTCTAATAGATCCGGCCTCCTTTCAAGTGTCCTTTTAAGGGACTGAGCGTGCCGCCATTTGTTGATTTCCTGATGGTTGCCAGAAAGGAGTACCTCCGGGACATTCAACCCCTTGTATTTCCTTGGGCGAGTATATTGTGGATATTCCAATAACCAGTTGAAAAAGGACTCATCCTCTGCTGACTTTGGATTTCCCAGAACTCCAGGGATTAATCTTGCAACGGCATCTAGCAATACCATGGCTGCAAGCTCTCCACCAGAAAGGATATAGTCACCAATTGAGATCTCCTCATCAACATACTCTCTTACCCTCTCGTCTATCCCCTCATATTTACCACAAATAATGATCAGGCAAGAGAGCTTTGACAACCTTACAGCGTATCTTTGGTCAAACCTCTTTCCCTGAGGGGTTAACAGGATAACCTTTGATTCTCCAATGCGAGGTCTCACCTTTTCAACAGCCATAATGATGGGCTCTGGTTTTATCACCATTCCCCGCCCACCACCATAAGGATAGTCATCAGCAGTATGGTGTTTGTCTGATGTAAAATCACGGATATCATGAACCTTTATCTTAATTAATTTTTCTTCTTGTGCCCGTTTTAATAAGCTTTCATTTAGCGGTGAAGAGAACATATTTGGAAATAAGGTAAGGATATCAAATCTCACCATCTTCAAAGAGCCCCTCTAACGGATGGATAATCATTATCTTTTTTATAACATCTATATTGGTAACCACCTCAGCAATTGCCGGAATCAAGTATTCTTTTTTCTTATTGCGAATAACATAGACGTCATTGCTTCCCGTCTGAAGGATCCTTTCTATCTTTCCCAGAAAGGTACCTTCGTCAGTAAATACATTTAACCCAATTATTTCAAACCAATAATACTCATCTTCAGAAAGGGGATTTAGCTTGCTTTTCTCAATAAAGATAGAGGTTCCTACCAGTTTTTCAGCTTCATTAATGGAGGATATACCATCAAATTTCAGAAGGATAATTTTTTTGTGGAATTCAACATTAGTAATTTCGTATTTTTTAAAGCCCTCTTTTTCATCTTTTATATAAAAAAACTTTTGCGAGGTGAAGATCTCCGGGGATTCGGCATATGAATTTACCCGTAACTTGCCCTGAATTCCATGAGTATTGACGATCTTTCCTATAACTAACAGCCCATTTTCCATTGCAAAGAAAAAGTCACTCAATGATCTCCAGCACAGACCTCTTCCTGATCTTTGTTGAAGCAGCAGATAAGATGGTCCTCATTGCCCTGGCAGTTCTTCCCTGTTTTCCAATAACTTTCCCCAGATCCTCTTTTGCCACCCTCAGCTCTATAACCGAGGTTCTTTCTCCCTGGACCTCTGAAACCACTACTTCATCAGGGTTGTCCACCAACGATTTAGCAATGTACTCAATCAAACCTTTCATCTTTAGTAACCTCCACCTTTCAAATTGTTAAAGAGAGCCTTCTTGCCAGTAGCCTAACCATTGAGCAAATAGAGACTTAAATCAATCAGTAAGTATACCCTTTTTCTTTAAAATACTTTTGACCGTCTGTGTCGGCTGAGCACCTCTTCGAATCCATCCCTTTATCTTTTCTTCCTCAAGTTTAACTTCGGCAGGATTCGGATGAGGGTTGTAAGTACCAACAACCTCAATATAATTGCTGTCTCTTGGCGAAGTGGATTCAGCAATTACTATCCGATAAAAAGGCCATTTTTTAGCACCCATCCTTGCCAGTCTTATCTTCACAGGCATATCTTTACCTCCTAAAAAGTTAACCCTTATAGCAGTTAAAAGGGCAGCATCCCCCTTTTAAACCCCTTCATGCCACTTGTATTAAGTTTCTTAATCATATTACGTACCTGAACATAATTCTTAATCAATTTATTTACATCCTGAACACTGGTACCACTGCCCTTAGCGATTCTCTTGCGACGACTTCCATTTAATATGGTATGATTTAATCTTTCCTTTTTGGTCATCGAATTTATAATAGCTTCTATCTTTACCAGTTCCCCTTCATCAGGCTGTAATCCTTTAATACCCTTAATCTTATTAACTCCTGGGATCATCCCCAGGATTTGATCCAGTGAACCCATCCTTTTTATCTGTTGAATCTGTTCTTTAAAGTCTCCTAAAGTAAACGCGTTCTTTCTTATCTTCTTTTCGAGTTCCCTTGCCTTCTTATCATCAAAAGTCGCCTGGGCTTTTTCAATAAGGGATAAAACATCTCCCATCCCCAAAATACGAGAAGCCATTCTGTCGGGATAAAAAACCTCTAAGGCATCAAGCCGTTCCCCAGTACCCACAAACTTTATGGGTTTGTTGGTAACTGCCTTGATAGACAGGGCTGCCCCACCTCTTGCATCACCATCCATCTTGGTAAGGATAACTCCGTTAATACCAAGCACTTCATTGAATTTACTTGCTATGTTAACCGCATCCTGACCAGTCATGGCATCTGCCACCAGTAGAATCTCTTTGGGCAAAACCCGTTCCTTTATCCTCTGGAGTTCCTGCATTAATCCTTCATCTATGTGTAACCTCCCGGCAGTATCAATAAGGACAATATCATGCCCATTAATATTTGGAGACCTTAAGGCATTCGTGCAGATGGTTAATGGATCTTCACCCGGTCCGGGATTATACACATCAATCTCTAACTCTTGCCCTAGTTTCTTCAACTGGTCTATCGCTGCCGGACGGTAAACATCAGCCGGAACAAGATAAGGATCACGTTTCTTCTCTTTCAAGAATCTGGCTACCTTACCAACTGTTGTTGTCTTACCAGACCCCTGCAACCCGACAAACATTATAGATACCGGAGACTTCCCCGACAGGTTCAGTTGAGAATTCTCCCCGCCTAAAAGAGAGGTAAGCTCTTCGTTAACAATCTTTATTACCTGCTGAGCAGGAGTGAAGCTGGTCAGAACTTCCTGTCCTAATGCCTTGATCCTAATGGCTTCAATAAAGTCCTTGACAACCCTGAAATTAACATCTGCCTCGAGGAGGACAAGACGAATCTCTCTCAGAACATCCCTGATGTTCTGTTCAGTAAGCTTACCATGTCCCCTGAGTTTTTTGAATACTGCATTTAACTTTTCTGTTAAACTCTCGAACACAGGCTCCCCTTTTAAACAGAAACTCCCATGCCTCAAAGAGAGACAAAGGACAAGGAAAATGTCTTTGCGAGGAGTTCGCCATAGGCGAGCAGCCCCTACAACAGTACACTTAAGTATGCTGTTGTAAAGGATGAGATTGCTTCGCCCGCCTCTGGCGGGCTCGCAATGACAGGAATAGGTGCATTTTCAAGAGAAAATTTGAATTCGCAATTCAATGTAAATGGGTAAATCTAAATAATTTTTGGTGATTTGTCAAGGAAAAAACTGACAATATAAATTGTTCACCTACTTAACGCTATACTCAGAGCTGTAGTTAACTTGATGGTGTCCTCATCCGCCTTTCTCAGTCGGGTGCAAACCAATTGGGCAATATTCTTCACAATCTTAAAACCCATTCTTGGGTCTTTATCTGCCAGTTTTTGAAAATCTTCCTTTTTTATTTCACAAAGGGTACAATTACTAATCGCAATAACGGAGGCAGTTCGGACATTCTCCTCCAGTAGCCCCACTTCACCAAATATTATGTGGTCACCGGCACTCAACCGTGTCAGTATCTTTTCTTTTTCTTCAAAACCTTGCCCGTCGATTTTCATGGTCAACGTCTTGGACACTTCAACTGATCCATCCATTATGATGTACATACTATCACCTACATCCCCTTCCTGAATGATTACTGACCCCTCAGGAACATTAATCTCCTTCATTATCCCTATAATTTTTTCAATCTCTTCTGTAGTTAAGTCAGCAAAGACAGAAATCTCTTTCAAAAAAGCAACGTTGTCCATAGTTTCTCCAGTAAGCTTTGACTTTTACGAGTCCATCAGATGTTAACCACTGAACGTTTTCCTTTTCTAAATCTTTTGCTGCTAATAATTATAGCAAAATCGTTTTTTGTTATAATGTAATCATCCTCTGGGTTTATATTAACCTCAATCTCTTCTTTATCAGAGAAATAGTCCTTGTCAGACTCTTCAAATTTTTTCTTTATAAACATATCGATAGCCGAGACATCGTCAGACAAAATATCATCTAACTGCAACCCCTTTTTTTCAGTTAATATACCAATAAGAACTGAATTGTGCCTCTCTCTTAGAAATTGCACCAACTCTCCATATTTTTTTCCAACAAACCTATCTGGTATTTCAATTTTTTCCAGTCTATGCTCCTCATCATATGATAACAGGCTGGAAATCACTTTGGATAACCCTGGGTGTACTGTAGCACTGGCTAATAGTTCTCCTATATGTTCGTCCCTTACGATAATTTCGTCTACATTTG
This genomic interval carries:
- the rpsP gene encoding 30S ribosomal protein S16; this encodes MPVKIRLARMGAKKWPFYRIVIAESTSPRDSNYIEVVGTYNPHPNPAEVKLEEEKIKGWIRRGAQPTQTVKSILKKKGILTD
- the trmD gene encoding tRNA (guanosine(37)-N1)-methyltransferase TrmD, translated to MVRFDILTLFPNMFSSPLNESLLKRAQEEKLIKIKVHDIRDFTSDKHHTADDYPYGGGRGMVIKPEPIIMAVEKVRPRIGESKVILLTPQGKRFDQRYAVRLSKLSCLIIICGKYEGIDERVREYVDEEISIGDYILSGGELAAMVLLDAVARLIPGVLGNPKSAEDESFFNWLLEYPQYTRPRKYKGLNVPEVLLSGNHQEINKWRHAQSLKRTLERRPDLLEEADLSDEDLRILSEIKEELDSGKRW
- the rimM gene encoding ribosome maturation factor RimM (Essential for efficient processing of 16S rRNA), with the protein product MSDFFFAMENGLLVIGKIVNTHGIQGKLRVNSYAESPEIFTSQKFFYIKDEKEGFKKYEITNVEFHKKIILLKFDGISSINEAEKLVGTSIFIEKSKLNPLSEDEYYWFEIIGLNVFTDEGTFLGKIERILQTGSNDVYVIRNKKKEYLIPAIAEVVTNIDVIKKIMIIHPLEGLFEDGEI
- the rplS gene encoding 50S ribosomal protein L19, which translates into the protein MNGTIDLIEKEHINIDIPDFQPGDTVKVHSKIIEGDKQRIQVFEGVVIGRKGGGSRASFTVRKVSYGVGVERIFPLHSPRIAKIEVVRKGRVRRAKLYYLRKLRGKAARIKERRIS
- a CDS encoding ribonuclease HII; translation: MISISHVEPEREIYAMGYQFVAGVDEAGRGPLAGPVVAAAVILPENHTIQGIADSKKLSANRREILFSEIYKHAEAVSVGIVGQREIERINILQASLKAMQSAVAALNYQVDYILVDGIHFIPTQIPQSVIKKGDTISPSIAAASIIAKVTRDRIMVEYHSIYPQYNFARNKGYGTEEHRQAIKRSGCCEIHRRTFKGVKEYLTRESEVVNREWVDND
- a CDS encoding RNA methyltransferase, with translation MTKRANLYLALLHYPVYDKNKRVVSTALTNLDIHDIARAAITFGIVKYYLVTPFRKQQILARRILSHWLTGPGADYNPKRKEALELVAIANSLEDVCEDIYSHRGFKPKTIITDAKHLERSIDYLNLKKLIEEDSQPYLLLLGTGWGITEEVIRNSDYVLAPIRGDTNYYHLSVRSAAAIILDRLLGMR
- a CDS encoding cyclic nucleotide-binding domain-containing protein gives rise to the protein MDNVAFLKEISVFADLTTEEIEKIIGIMKEINVPEGSVIIQEGDVGDSMYIIMDGSVEVSKTLTMKIDGQGFEEKEKILTRLSAGDHIIFGEVGLLEENVRTASVIAISNCTLCEIKKEDFQKLADKDPRMGFKIVKNIAQLVCTRLRKADEDTIKLTTALSIALSR
- the ffh gene encoding signal recognition particle protein, which codes for MFESLTEKLNAVFKKLRGHGKLTEQNIRDVLREIRLVLLEADVNFRVVKDFIEAIRIKALGQEVLTSFTPAQQVIKIVNEELTSLLGGENSQLNLSGKSPVSIMFVGLQGSGKTTTVGKVARFLKEKKRDPYLVPADVYRPAAIDQLKKLGQELEIDVYNPGPGEDPLTICTNALRSPNINGHDIVLIDTAGRLHIDEGLMQELQRIKERVLPKEILLVADAMTGQDAVNIASKFNEVLGINGVILTKMDGDARGGAALSIKAVTNKPIKFVGTGERLDALEVFYPDRMASRILGMGDVLSLIEKAQATFDDKKARELEKKIRKNAFTLGDFKEQIQQIKRMGSLDQILGMIPGVNKIKGIKGLQPDEGELVKIEAIINSMTKKERLNHTILNGSRRKRIAKGSGTSVQDVNKLIKNYVQVRNMIKKLNTSGMKGFKRGMLPF
- a CDS encoding KH domain-containing protein; this encodes MKGLIEYIAKSLVDNPDEVVVSEVQGERTSVIELRVAKEDLGKVIGKQGRTARAMRTILSAASTKIRKRSVLEIIE